The following are from one region of the Quercus robur chromosome 1, dhQueRobu3.1, whole genome shotgun sequence genome:
- the LOC126719244 gene encoding uncharacterized protein LOC126719244 → MTTTTSTSAAATATATAFPTNQQHKTLVLKSAILSRLLLLTLILIWRSLLTPYDTSAPLNPNCLEIVKDQNSDSDVVLFPKLASAIENGIVWDSVFFVRVAQCAAYEYEQSYAFLPLLPLFISFLSHTVFAPLVPLFGYRAVLGLSGYFINNVAFVFAAFYFYKLSVIILKDSELALRASILFCFNPASIFYSSIYSESLYALFSFGGLYYLVTGGNTVAVVSFALSGCARSNGVLNAGYFCFQTMHRAYDALFLKKRTFLTIQVLTAGALRCICIFTPFFAFQAYGYYNICLGRDLHEMRPWCKARVPLLYNFIQSHYWGVGFLRYFQLKQLPNFLLASPILSLAVCSIIYYAKSRPEIFFSLGFQASIEEKNSSALLFSLESVPRSNIARLLEKSYSKIQENHNLRQRKHTNRVDPVALPIENDPLAKLGYLSISVLPFILQLGFMAATAFFVMHVQVATRFLSASPPLYWFASHLMVHPGSKRWAYLIWAYSAAYILLGSLLFSNFYPFT, encoded by the exons AtgaccaccaccacctccacctccGCCGCcgccacagccacagccaccGCATTCCCTACAAATCAGCAGCACAAAACACTGGTCCTCAAATCGGCGATCCTCTCTCGACTCCTCCTCCTAACTCTGATCCTCATCTGGCGCTCACTCCTCACACCTTACGACACCTCCGCTCCCCTAAACCCTAACTGCCTCGAAATCGTAAAGGACCAGAACTCTGACTCTGATGTAGTGCTATTCCCGAAGCTCGCCTCCGCCATCGAAAACGGCATCGTATGGGACTCCGTGTTCTTCGTCCGCGTCGCCCAATGCGCCGCCTACGAGTACGAGCAGTCCTACGCTTTCCTCcctctcctccctctcttcaTCTCCTTCCTCTCCCACACAG ttttcgcGCCATTGGTACCCTTATTTGGTTACAGAGCTGTGTTGGGATTGTCCGGCTATTTCATCAATAATGTTGCATTTGTGTTTGCAGCTTTTTACTTTTACAA GCTTTCAGTTATTATTTTGAAAGACTCTGAGTTGGCACTACGGGCTTCGATTTTGTTTTGCTTCAACCCGGCTTCGATATTTTATTCATCGAT ATATTCAGAGAGTTTGTATGCCCTGTTTTCGTTTGGAGGGTTATACTACTTAGTAACTGGTGGAAATACTGTTGCTGTTGTTTCGTTTGCTCTCTCTGGTTGTGCAAGGTCTAATGGAGTGCTTAATGCTGGTTATTTCTGTTTCCAGACTATGCATCGCGCTTATGATGCACTATTCCTCAAAAAGCGCACTTTt TTGACAATACAGGTTCTTACAGCTGGAGCTTTGCGGTGTATCTGTATTTTCACTCCATTTTTTGCTTTTCAAGCATATGGATACTATAATATATGCCTAGGACGTGACTTACATGAAATGAGGCCCTGGTGCAAAGCAAGAGTACCTCTGCTGTACAATTTTATTCAAAGTCATTATTG GGGAGTAGGTTTCTTAAGATATTTTCAATTAAAGCAGTTGCCAAACTTTTTACTCGCATCCCCTATATTGTCTTTGGCGGTTTGTTCAATTATCTACTATGCAAAGTCGAGgcctgaaatttttttctccctGGGGTTTCAAGCTTctatagaggaaaaaaattcttcagCTCTGCTTTTTTCTCTAGAGTCAGTTCCAAGATCAAATATAGCTCGCCTGCTAGAGAAATCTTACTCTAAGATACAAG AAAATCACAACCTTAGACAGAGGAAGCATACGAATAGAGTGGATCCCGTTGCTCTCCCAATAGAAAATGATCCATTAGCAAAGCTGGGATACTTGTCTATCTCGGTTCTCCCATTTATTCTGCAGTTGGGATTTATGGCAGCTACGGCATTTTTTGTCATGCATGTGCAG GTGGCTACACGTTTCCTGTCAGCCAGCCCTCCCCTTTATTGGTTTGCCTCACATTTAATGGTACATCCCGGTTCTAAGAGATGGGCATATCTAATTTGGGCGTACTCTGCAGCGTATATCCTTCTTGGTAGTTTactcttttcaaatttttatccTTTTACATGA